The genome window tgctgtaatcaacattatgccaaaAGTAATGCTGATTTAGCTTGAAGCTTTAACAATTTCCAATGTtatcacactctaaaaaatgctgggttaaaaacaacccgaATTAGGttcaaaatggacaaacccagcggttgggttaaatgtttgcccaacctactgggtagttttatttaactcaactattgtttaaaaatgactgtactgcttgcttaaaatgaacccaaataggttggaaatgaacatttattaataagtttaataaataataattaaataataaacatttattaaattgcttattaataaatgttcaccttttgaatattattgttgcctctatgtgtctgatttttaatttccaacctattttgggttcattttaagccagccatatagtcatttttaaacaatagttggattaaataaaactgcccagcacattgggtACATTGGgtaccgctgggttaaaacaacccaattgctgggtttgtccatttttaacccaacttgggtagtttttaacccagcatttttttagagtgcttAGAGTATTACATGCAATGTTATCTAATGAACATATAATTTCAGCTTAATCTGATTCTCTAATGTCCCAAAGTTATAGTTCAGGCTCATACTACTAAGcacaaacaattaaattattatataatgacctaaaaacataaaacagtaGAAGAGGTGGGTGTAGGATGTGACCCAGTTTTCTCCCCAGAACAAAAAGTCTGTTGGGTGTAGCTGCTGTTTCACACTTATCAAACATCCATTTGTGGTTTCTGTTATAATGATACAAAGTCAAGGCATAAGAGAGGGAAGCCTTTCAAAAGCCTTTTATGCCTGAAGGATGTACGTAAGCTAATATTTCATATCCAGCTTTCTgaataaagaataaagtcatgtaTCATGGATCTTTTCTTCATTGCTCTATTTTCCTGAAGGCCGTGTGGATCTTCAGCAGTTCAGTTCTTGCTCATGAGTTCCAGTGGTCTAGTGATTTCAAATGCCTGTTTGTTTATTCTGAGTCTGACAGATGCCCTTTGTCATTAGATTAAAGACCTAATTAATTTGTCTCTACATGACTGCTTGTGCAATGCGATTTACATTGTTTTCACACGTTGTTTCTCATAGAttaattatactgtattttgtgGTGTGGGGGAGGGGTGCTCTTTCTCTGAAGCCTACAGTAAGCAATTTACAAGATTGATAGAAGTCtcatctaatatgctgatttgctgatcaagaaacatttcttattatcaatgctgaaaacagttgtcccacttaatatttttgtagaaaacaatacattttttcaggtttcttggatgaaaaagaacagcatttagttgaaacagaaatcttttgtaacattataaatgtctttactctcacttttgaccaatttaatgcattcttgctgaataaaagtattataatttctttaaaaaatgaatcttactggacctaaacttttgaacggtagtaatAGTTTACTTATATGTCAAATGACATATGtgatttaaagacattttaaaggcGCCGTCttgtattcttttaaaatagTATCCATTATTTTTTCTCTGCTGCCATTTGGAACACTAATCAGTTGAGACTAGTCAAAGCAGAGTTTACTTCAGATATTCTGATAAATGTCTCTATCAAGCGGTCTGATCATAAATAAGCACAACTGCCTCAAGCAAAGTCTGCATGTGCAGCCAAGCATGCTGGGAAAGGAGGTTGACCTGACCCTAGATCTAATAGGAGAGTCCAATCCACAGGGCTGGATAAGGTAATGGGCAAAATAAGAGGTTTGAAatctgttgttgttttacttGGATTGTTGTTGCTTGTTCAGACTTTTTGATATATGACATTGGCACTGACATTAGGTAAAAACCATTGGTAAAACATGCCATTATGAGACCAAATGAAGTGTATTTGAACATAAATGCAAGTTTATTAACACATTGGGAATGTAAACACTAAGTGCTTCTTGATACTTGTTTTGTGGTAGAACTGGCCTGATGGTCATGGAAGGGGGTTGTGGGTCTCATGCTGTACTTCTCTCTCCTGTGAGAGGGAGGACACAGGCATTGATTTGCAGCCATTTACTGAAGGTTTCTTCTTTCTGTTGTGCTATTCCCTCAAGGAACCTGGAGATATCCACCCACCCTTGCCCCCGACACAGACACTCACCCATTATGTGTCTCTGTCCCCATCCCCCTCTCGAGGGAAATGTAAACAGCTTTCCCCTCCTCCGTAGATTTCTCACTCACATCTcacacttttctttctttcaggcACCTTCAGTCTCTTGCACAATTTACACATACAAGGCCAGAGGTTTTGCATTTGATTGACAGGAGGGCAACATTTGGTTTTCACACAGAGCTAAGATGGGCCCGCCTAATAGCTTCATGAATTTATGTACACATACTAACCTATGTATAAAGTCCAACTTTAAACAATAAAAGCCAACAGAAGCCCAAAACGCAGCTGAGAAAACAGATCATCAGCATGTTCCACAGGTGAACAAAAATTTAGGTCTCTTCTGATTTGGACAGAGTTtgaaattcatatatatatatatatatatatatatatatatattttgcttcaaatcatAACCAGAACAATTGACTTTTCTGTCAACAGTTTTAGTTCCAACACATGCAGAATATAGCAATGCAAGAATGCGAGGACTGCAGTGTGGAAACATTAAAATGCTCTGTTGCaatttttaaaaaggttttcCTGACTCAGCAGTTGCTTATTTTGTCACCATTTCTACCTTTGTTAGAGGAAATTCCTCTACAGTTTAATCATGCAAGACCAAGAAAGAATCTGTTAAATATAAATCTTGTCCGAAACAGTTTCCGACAGAAGATTGAAATTTCCAGTTTTTGCTGACCTCAAAGGTGCTGACCTTTGTCCATCTTTATGAAGGCTTGTTGAATAATTGACTTTAATGCAAACAATTataaattcaaaatgttatattttacattttcgaGGCAATATTCCTCAACTAAAACAACTATATAACCTAAACTTAACCTGAAAACATAAGACAAGACATcgtcaccttggaattataagcttctatctgcattctgagcagttttgagatattgagcttcaaagtttttgcattctaTACTTCTTCGAAGATAGAACCTTttagttttctaaaaaaaagtcccaaaatgtacacaacttaaaaaaaaaaaaaaacccatcacataatgtaaataagttgtcacagaatataaatgtgtgaataactcaattttgacaaaaatgtcagatagaaccttataattccaaggtgacaAAATGTAAAGATTGCCTTCATGACCTCATTATGGCATCATCTTCTGCCGTCCATTTGGAGGTACACAGGGAATTGCCTTCTGTCTCCATAAAAGCCTCATGTGAAACCTGATCTTCTTCAAAGTTTCATGTATAGTGAGTCTCTTATCAGCCCGCCTATCAAATCAAGACAAATGACTCTTACCAGCTACAGTTTATAACCACAGAAATGCATTATTATACTTTTATGTTTATTCAGTGTAACTTTATGGGAAATTTGATGAGTGAAGACCacactcaaaaaacaaaaacacattattttataattacttgCTGAAGAATATTTCAAATTTAGTCAAATTCTGAGTTTCAGGTAAGACCGTGAAATTTTGGTTAGGTATAATTGTGGCTGTACGTGACCAGCCAGTTTTCTTAAATGGGGGTTTCTGTATAGACTGACCAACTCTTCCCTCTTGGGATGAAACCTTAGAGTTATATGGGATAGAAAGACACTATTGTCAGCATGGAATGGCTGGAAAGGGGGCTTATTCTCTTGAGCTAATATAACAAAGAGCATGGGTATCCAAATACACACTATTtgtgaaaaacattaaattaaatgtgtgtgtgtttgtagacaACTGTAAAATATGTGTTGATATTGCAGGATAAcaattcacctatcatttcaaTAACAAAATCAACTCAATTCATGCCCATTTGTTCAATTGAAGTGTGCTGAAGGTAAAGATTTTCAAAGCTGAGAGTCGTGAGTTATTGAGTTAGTCTCAAAGTTATCAGTGTGGCTTCTTTCAATATTTCTAAAGCTTAGCTCATATACCTTTACTTtaaaagactgaaaaaaaaagcccaAATGATTGTTTCTTACTTGTGAAACTTTCAAAGAACGTATATCAGAAGACAATGTTATCActatttctttgaaaaacataaaatctgAGGTGAGAGATTCATCCATGAAGCTGACCTCACCTTTTACCCTCAGATCACCATGATAAAAAACATGAGAGAAGATGTTTGCTTTAACAcacattttaattgaaaaatactTCAGGTTTCATTTTTGACTCTGTAATACACTGACAGTCTAATATCTGATCTACAGTGTTGTACACTACTATCTTGGTAAGAAAAAAGTGCTTGTAGGTGGACCGTGTTGCAGGCAATGCCCTGTCCATCACTTGTGTTCTTCAGAGTTCCTGTATCTTCACGAGGCCTCATACTCACTCAGGCCCTGTGAAGTTACTGTAAATTTGTGAATAACAAGGTCCTCAAACCCCAAATTCTTTCTGGGATTTTGAAGCTACAGTTCTTGATAATGTTCTTAGAAGTTCACTCTGTTCCATAATAGTCAAAATAAGATATCAAGCATTCCATGAAATGTTACAGCGTTTTTCACAGTGCTTCAGTAGAGGCTCCTTCAAACTGATGACCAGGCTATGCAAATAAATGGCAGCTTAATTGGGACCAGCCCTTTTATATTAAACAAATCATTTCCAATTTTTTTGGTTCACCTGCGCCATCACGATTACATGCAACATAAATCCAGCTCGAGAACAAACAACCATTCAGATAATGGTCAACAGTGCAATGTTGAAATGGCAAACCCAATGACTCAGGCCATCAGCAATGGAAAAAAAGGCAGGTTCAGGCTTAGAGAGTTATCGCTTCTTTTTCTGTTTGAGGCTTTTTCGTCGCTTGACTATCATTTCATACAGTTTGTCCATGCCTTCGTGAAGCCCCTCACCAATGATAGCACAGGCCGGTTGAATGTGGTATGTAGTGGCAGGCGTGAGTTCTTGGAGCGCGAGCTGCTTCTCTATGTCAGCCACAGACAGAGATTTCGGCAGGTCCTGTTTATTAGCTATGACTAAAAGTGGTGTTCCTTGGTTTTCAGCAAATTTGGTCACTTTATGGAGCTCCGTCTTGGCCTCCTCCAGTCGATCCACGTCTACAGAGTCCACCACATAAATAATGCCATCCGTGCACCTACTGTAAGATTTCCACAAGGGCCGGAGTTTCTCCTGCCCACCCACGTCCCAAAAATGACAGCTTATGCCTTTGGCAGTGCCATTACTAAGCTTGATCTTTTCCGTGTTGAATCCTATTGTGGGCACAGTATTGACAAACTCGTTGAATTTCAGTCTGTAAAGGACCGTGGTTTTCCCTGCTGAATCCAAGCCAAGCATCACTATATGGAGGGACTGAAACGCGGATATATTGGAGAAACTGTTCCCCATTTTGATCTCCTCGTTAGCAGGGGTAAAAACCAAAGCAGACCCCTCGGCACCAGCGATTAGACCAAATTCAGACTGGATGTGATGGAGTGATCATTGCAGTGCGCGTGAGATCAGCTCGTGCTCGGTAAACACTCCTCTATGTGCGGAGAGCCTCCGCAATAACAGCTCACATCAACATTCCCACCACAAACTGCTTAAAATTCCTCCTGATGGCTCGGTGGTCAGTCTCTCCCGGCAGTCGTCCACATTAGCGATGAATGAATGTGATCAGAAATCTGTTTTGGACGTAACACGAACACGTCTACTCACACGGTGATGGACACAAGCGAATGTATGATAATGAATGGAAGCCAGCAGTGGCCCTGCAGCAGCTGCTCCTCACGCTGGAGAAACTCCGCCCGCATTTCATgtgaaaactgaaaaacaaaccCCTCTTATGGCAAGCCATTTATTCCTTAAAACTAGCTAGTATACGTTTTTATGTTACGGGCACTTTTTTAAACACTTGTAAGTAGTCCAAGAATGACTATCTTTTTCACTATTACATAGTATTCGTATTTaatgattatataataatttcgtttttttttttttttttttttaacagtaaaacaCATTATATGGACAATTTGAGTCTACATAAAGTAAGCCTAAtttttgctttattattattattattattagctattatattaaaatgtgtaatgttaCCTATCTGCAAATGTATTTTGTCATGTTGTgcttaaaaaacatttgtgcttaAATAACTACGAATAACTGAGAAAGGGgtcattgaattattgaaaaataatgcacacccagagtgtacattatttttcaataattcaacggccccttattaattattaattaagtaGGCTATATTGAATGAATAATAGTTAGTGTTTTCGAAAATAGGCCTAcggctgctgtccgtaactttattttggttaaaaattatccaaaatcaattattgagcaagtacataaccaatCAGTATTCAAAACTAtttccttaccttagcccaattcaagcttataataatgttttctaatttgaGTGGTTCGTGTCTGTTTCTGTGGGAAATACGAGTTCATCTTTGCATCATTATGTCACGTCTGTATAcaataaagaaggagtcccggCTAGTAGGCTCACGTGTGTGGATGCTCTAGGTGGCGGATTTTTCAGCTGGaatgtaattaaaattgtaattttgatgGCGGCTTGTaataaagaaagttcaaaacaacaatCATCGTTGACAACTGGGGAATCACCACTAGTAAAAAgtaaaagacttcggactgtggAGAGACTAcagcaaaaaaggaaaaacaaccGGGCCCGTGCgaaaacaagaataaatttAGGCAGGGCTTTTGAAGGGTGGCGTGACCTTCATGTTTTGAACGGGTTTAAAACAAACGCAGagatggctttttttttttattattggacAGGTAAGATATTTCAATTATTTAGTGAGTAATTAGGTAACAGTAGCACACTTGTTCACTTAATCCATATGGCGTTTCCTTTGTTGTGCTTCTTCTCTCGCTTTGCTATTGGTCATTATGGTAAATTTCAGTTATTTTGTGCTACCTATGAGAGAGCAATTCACCTCTATTCCAAGAAAAGCATATCCGCCTCCACCTCTATTGTCAAGTATTGGAGCTGAATAAGATCGGTAAAGTGAATTTATTCCTGTCGTCCTGAAGATCCACACTGGTGCGTTGatatgacaacccacacattcgGCACAAAACATTAGTTTCATgtgcgctgaggagccgtgccgacgCACAACCCCGTAAAGAAGATAACTGCAATttcaggtttcaaacagagatggcaacaaagaggcaaaagttagggactgcagctttaaaagtaaaagtaaaatttcCCACAGCAATGCCATGGCAGAACaattttgggttccccaaaaaACCTTTTAGTaaaaagttcttaaaagaaccatatTCTTCTTattgtgaaaaacattttaataatctaaagaaccttttttccattataaagaacattttttgcGATAGGTTCCGTttatgttaaaggttcttcatggaaccattgatgccaataaagaacctttattttgaagtgaGTAAACTGGCCATTATAGTAATAAAATTTAAGTAAGTTATAgtaacaaaaatagttaacttcTAGTTAGTTAaaggaataaatgttaaaatggtttTCCACACAACCTTCCTCAGCAGTCTGTGCACAGGTTATTTCTAGTTTTCATGGAAGATGTGTGGCATTCGTAAAGAAAACAATGTGCGTCAACAAAGTACTGATTTGTCCAAAAACACGTTAGgaaacaaatttacattttagacacgtATTTCAACATTCCCctgaaatcatttaaataaaatactaatatttccACATCAAATTTGAGTCATTATATCTCAGCCTTCTAACTCTTCAGAGTGATTAGCTTTTATTGGTATTTCATCTGGCCAAAATCTTTTTTCGAACGAGCATTATCTCATAGCCTAATTTCAGTAAAACTGAAGTTACATTGTGGCTAATGTTATTGTTGGTATATAGCGTCACCTGCCGTTCATAGTAGGTACATAGTGTTTATCAAAACCCAGCCTTTCAAATTGACCCCAGCAAAAATACGTTCAATTAAACAGTGTATCTTTGTACAGAGACTGGTTGTTAAACTTCATTGCATTTGATTACATTGTATAGCTGGGGTCTCCAAGACCCAAAAAACTTAAACAATGTAACACCTTCATGGAGGAGAGTGGCATGGTATCAAATCGAAAATTTGTcttttacatatatacatatgatAATCATTAATGTCAGGTTTAATTAGGGTATCATACAAACATTGCTCATTGCTACTAATTTTGAACACAACTCAGATATGGTGGGCTACAATCTCTGGATATCTCTGGCTTATCAATTGTTTGTCCACTAGATGGTAGATGTGTGATGGAAATGTGAGAAGAGAAATTACTGGAAAGGAGGATTGGCCTTATTTTGTAATTACCAATTTACCTATTTAGGCAGTAAGAAAATGACTCAGAATGCAACATTCGATCATGGACTCTAATTGAAATCTTACAAAAATGGACTATTTATACACTATTTCAAAACACCATAATTTTTTTAGCATTAGcatgaagaaaatgaaaaattaagcAATGTACTGACTACTGAGGCAAGTCATTTGTCTTTGTCTTCCTCAGCAGAACTGGGAAGAAAAATCTTCAGTGCTCACTGACCTGAGGAAGAACACAGTACACGTATCACAGCAAACACAGACATGTTAATAAACAGACTTGCTTGACTGTATCTTTGGAATACCAGTATAAATAACTGTATAAAATCTTCACAGATGATTCCACATGTTCATTATATTGTACACACACAGGGCCGTCGCTATAGCGGGGTGATATGTGGTGACGATTCTAGGGGCGATTCTTCTGCCTTAGGCCCCACGATTTCAACTGAGGGGGATGAACGTGATTTCAACCGAGGAGGACCCCGATTTCATCCAAGGGGGCCCACAGCAACAACCTGCACAGGGGCCCTGGATACCCCACCTACggacctgcacacacacatacacactctttAAAGTCCCCGTGAAGTTGCAAACGACTTATTTCCAATTGAAacagaatattgaatagagtgcagggttttactttagcgctcctcctctccatctctcgctcatagcagactaacggttgcAGGGGAGTGGTTTATGCATTTTCAACCCAAGctgtcaaactgacgtcatcagagaaggaacgccattccagactggaagtaacttttcagattttgatgaaagattaccacgtcaaactatttttttctgtgtataaacttgcacggattaattgttcaatgcaagactagtaatatgcactaacaaagtaaatagggtcaattttgatttcatgatgactttaagaTTTTTGTCAGAAGTCCATGGTTCCCTCCACAGAGCGAGAGAGGGCACAGATGAAAGGCTTGTGACATGAACTATGCTGTCTGTCTGCATGCCTGTGTCTGCAGTAAGGGCAAATGTAAGCACATTTTTGTTTGACCCACAGTGCAGACTGTTTACATTGGTCATAATTTCTGTTGGGAGAGCCTGTCAAGCAGTGAGAAAAATTATGCTGGAGTGATAAGACTGGAATTTGCACATAATACTTGAGGTTTGTAGAACTCTCAGTTGGCACAGCAAGAAAATGAACTTAGAATGATGTTACACTTCGACTGCAACAACTTTTGTCACACAAAGCCATCATAGGACTTGACAAATACAGACACACCAGTTTAACATTAAACCATTAACCTTTACAAATGTGCCTATTCAAGCCAAACTGATGCTCTTTGGAGGACAGAAATGAAAGAAACATTATTTCCAGCATGTCAGAGAggtaatgtataatataatttatatcagTGCACTATCCACTCAGAATGTGCACAGTAAATGTGTAACCAAATCTACTGTGACATGTTGTGATCTAGTACAAGGCATGACAAAAATATGCAAACTGGATACAGAGACGCAACAGCTTGCTATGACAACAATCCTAGTCATAATGAGTGGATGCTAACATAGTTTCCCcatataaagaaatatataatttattacaatttaattttatgcatttaaactttaaattttaaattttaaatttaaacaaagtgcccattttttttacattgataaaataattaataaaactattttatacaaaatgtgCCGTTTGGTATGACAGCACAAACCGAACACTGGACTAAAACGAAATACAGAGGCtgcatgaataattaataatctgCTACTTTGTATATTTGGCAGTAACTTAAGTCAAATACATTGACAtcaatatcaaacaaaaatcaCTGATCATTTTGTCAGAGCACTTTTGTAGTGCATTCTCATTAGAGACACAACAAACAATGCGGGACAATTTacttgtatacatttctttgttctgctgaaggaagatatttgaaagaatgtttgtaaccaagatCTCGCctcccattgactaccatagtattttttccctaCTACGGTATTCAGTAGAGTAGGgaagagtggggtaagatgagccattttttttttttacttatgtggtcctcaagataagggaaaatgaggcagaagtGCAATGAAAGTctttaaagtaatttcaggatgtttcctaTCATTTTAAACGATCAGAGTACATCTATGACAAAGGGTTCTAAAAATATGACTTCTTATAAAAAAGTGCTCCtttggctcaatttaccccaggttaggggtaagttgatccgagtcagtaggtgggtgtaaactgaccatctaactgaatctgaatcaaacccatgtgaaattttaaagataatgtacctattttaaaaactaatttaataatcaaatttcctttgacaaatattctttgtaaaaatattttacaaatatttattttttttaaagctaaattaaacaacataaaaccagccaaatgaagttgaaatttcagtatctttaattgtttgcatttctgaaacagTATGTTGAACATCAAAGTTGTAACCTTCCAGACTAAACAGAGTGTTTGTTGggtaaaattaaagaaaaactaaataagaatgaataaatgtcactgaaactaataaacattttagtcaaaaggttcttgacatggtagtttttctgcaatgtctaccatgttaggccattagagactacaggtggaaagatataaatgattaaacatcctctggttcgtatcagagaaggatttggtgTACTTGCACACTGTTCCTATCAAATAAACtcgaaaataaagataaactaaaccagttgcgtaatattacattgaaatgacaccagtttattatttttagacctggacaaatttgctttgatgaaacagccattacatctgtaatgttaaaattttactttgacaagccaaaaacagtttttaaagtaaataagcgaattccactcctcccatgtgcttctccttatcacagtctggcagaaatgatgggtggttataaaatatatggtcatatgacaataaaatggtacggttgccaagatacagggggtgggtcaacttacccactggctcatcttaccccactctcccctacctcagggatgacgtgtttttgtaggcaaaacccggaagcgagttagcattttaggacttccagttccatcgccctaaagtcaatgggttttttgaatgggtttttgctaaatcgcctgaaataaggtctgtggttaacaaatcctctaaatattttcatgttttgatctatgacataaaacacaccagttataacccgcttgtgattttttaaacctttattgtgtcttaaaaacagcagttgctaacaagttgctaaaagggactacttcctttggcggggactttagacgtcatcatgacaaacaggacatttggacagcatttctcatgaaaatgtggataagtattcatacacagcgcagatcataatcagcgagcatgtttttaaataaagtttgaggaagcttggtggtattgacgttgatccgcgaccatggtgtgctgtagtccgtttatagcctactgttagctttttatatctgacgactttatttaggcttcaaaatgtataaatgttgtgttaacttgtaaagattatcttgatagacaaaacgtttaagtgtcataaccctttgttaaacacagagcttattttttgcgattttccaaaagtctatgggaaaaatgcattggctttcgatcgagggaacccgtgcgccgctaacttccgggttggcctacaaaaacatgtcatctcTGAGGTAGTCTATGGTGGGCGAGATCttcttggttacaaacattcttccaaatatcttcctttgtgtacagcataaaaaagaaatttatacatgTTTGAAACTACTTAAGGGT of Ctenopharyngodon idella isolate HZGC_01 chromosome 9, HZGC01, whole genome shotgun sequence contains these proteins:
- the arl4cb gene encoding ADP-ribosylation factor-like 4Cb, whose product is MGNSFSNISAFQSLHIVMLGLDSAGKTTVLYRLKFNEFVNTVPTIGFNTEKIKLSNGTAKGISCHFWDVGGQEKLRPLWKSYSRCTDGIIYVVDSVDVDRLEEAKTELHKVTKFAENQGTPLLVIANKQDLPKSLSVADIEKQLALQELTPATTYHIQPACAIIGEGLHEGMDKLYEMIVKRRKSLKQKKKR